The Melanotaenia boesemani isolate fMelBoe1 chromosome 3, fMelBoe1.pri, whole genome shotgun sequence genome contains the following window.
TTGATAACTACTGCTTAGTATGAGgataaagaaacacaacattGAACCAACATAATAGTAAAACACATACCATAGTCAGTTAAATGTGTTACCTTTCTTAACCTTAACCCAGAATGATTAAATGTTTCAATCAGCAAAGCGATTATTGTCTTCTTTGTCCTTTGTCTTGTTCTTTAGCAGACACCTGAAGCAGTTCCTGTTATAAATCAACCAGCTGTTCACCCTTTACTGTTCACATCTGCTAATATTTTATGCTGCTTGTCAACTCTCCTGCTGAGTTTCTGTTATTGTTTCACCTCTTCAAATCATTTGGCTTTGAAATGTATCCATGCACTTTTTGTAGTTTGCCAAACCTCGTgaaaaacactttgaacatAATCAGATGCAGATAAGCAGAGATGTCAAGCTGGTATGAGGTGCTATATGACATATACAATGTGTCTGACCCTCTTGCTTGTTGTCTGAACCACTTCCAAAGAAACTGCTGATTGCTGGAAAGGTTATCTTGTGTATAAACTCTACACTACTTAATAATTACAGTACTCTTGTGGCAGAAATTTCATATAAATTACATCACTcttgttttcattgttaaaGTCCATTTAAATATCAATCTGGATTTCACTACTTTACAATTAGCAGCTCATAATTACTTATGAGCTGGTTATTCTCCACATTGCACTGCTATCAATTAAAAAAGCCCAGAAGGCAAAAACCAcaaagtagtagtagtatttttaAGGCCAATATTTTGTAATGCTCTCCTAGAAAGCATAAAGTCTTGTGATGTCTGATTTCTGTTTGagagtgaataaaaacacaatgtgtttttgtttcttccaCAATATTTAGTAATCAGCTTGTCAGTATTACACAACAGTTGAATCTTAATTTACTCTCACAGTATTTTCTAAATATGCTGGAGGGTCTTTAATCAATGATTTGTCACATATCATCTTTTTAATCAGTCTGATGATCTGTTAGGTACTCAACTACTGAGAgaaagcttatttatttatttaaagtaatttcaaatttgtgaatttaaatacaataaatatgtgaaaaatgttTGAATGACACGTTAAACACCTAACATTCCCAATACATCCGCTACAGATTAATGCCAAAATCTCAAATCAAGTCATCAATAAACATAGGATTTGTTTTCATGTACAcgaagaaagaaaaatttattttcatttctattcCATGCAGCACAACCTTAATAATGTTTTGAAACAGGATTTCTGGTGTGTGTTTAGCAGCAGGGTTTGGACCAAACAGCCTAGTGGAAGGTTTAGAGGGAGTTTTTCTGCCTTTGCGTGACCAAATAACACCAAACCAAAGGTCAGCAGACTGATGGCTCCACTTAAAAATCAATGCTTTTGACCCCAACAGTGGACTTCTGTTAGACTTTTGTGACCCAAACTACTCTTTGGCTTTCCATTGGCATTGTTTCTTTGGTTTATGTAATTTCTACGTATTAATGGCAAGTTCCTGGAAGCTTAAAAAATAGATTcacattcaaatgaaaatatgcaAACTGGGATTTAGACATTTATTTACCCGCAACAGTACAAGTAAGAAATATGATAAAGTCATCTGGAACAGAGACTGAAACATCGCATAACtgttttttgcagatgatgtccTGCTAGCACCATCTCATGAGAGTTTTTATGGCTCACTTGAGAAGTTTGCAGCTCAATGTGATGCAGCTGGAATGAAAATCAGCACAATGATAACCATATTTAAGCCTCATCTTTGGTAAtcaagatagaaaaaaaaaattaataaataaaaaagctctTAACCCATTAAGACCCAGACCatgaaaaaattgttttaaatatgaggtctttatttggccctttaacaaaatgtaacaaaacaattcacattttttctaccatttattaccatgtgatatattaaaaatattataatgtggttttctgattctgggtatctattaggggacagacgACAAgtgtcagattgtgttcaacaggattttgaacaaagtttataccataaattgaagcaaaatgtttcagaaactgtatgtgacaaatatgtcacgtcaggctcttatgggttaaacaGCACCTGTAAAAGAAATCATGTGGAGTCTGGCTGTACCTTCCAGTAAACATTAAAGGCACGACCTAAACATGAACTACATTTCTCACGGGGCTATAGCCTTTGACATGTATTAATGTCAATTCAAATTTATTAGTGTGACAAAGGCAGCAGTTCTTCTTATGTCAACATATGCAGTTTTGTTGGACAAGGGTGAAGTTGAAACAGGTTAAAAGTAAACTTTGTATTTTAGCATCATAAAAGAGAACTTGTTTAAAAATCCACCATCTAAAAATAATAGTTGACTCTTTCAATTACACTGAAGACCAGAGGAAAATCTGTGAAGATATATTTATTAGTAGGTTCAAAGTTACCTCAAAACATTTGTGATAGCAGTAAGCTTAttgtttctgtcataaaacctgccaacacacacacacacacacacactcacacacacgaTACAAGACAGAAAAGATAAGTTGACTAACAAAAATACATGTTAATAacttatttatgtttatgtgaaAATCCGtttcaattaattaaaaagtaaaagtaggAGTTTTTTCTTATCAGATGAAATGATTCTTTTCCAACTGTGATCAAGACTGAAATCattattgtgtttggtttttcatCTCTCAAGCCTTCAGTTTCATACCATTTCAGGGAAATTTTCTGTTTCACTGACTAATCTAATAAATATGGAGCAATTTTTCAAACTTGACAGCAGCAGAATTAAAACATCCgctgaaaaacaacatatgCTGCTCATGTGCAGCAAAGATTTGAGCAATaatgtgcataaaaaaaaacagtcagagTTTGGTTGGAGAACACCCCATAATCTTCTTTTAtcactttttgttcttttttctttagaaaataacagcaattacattattgtaaaataaagtagagtaattaaataaaaacttagagCCTTATTCTTTTGGTGTTTAGACTCATGTCATCCAGATAATCTGAGTAAAGCTTCATGGAATTTCATTAAGCGGAGTCACATCTAACGATGTCTTGTTTTCACACAAATTTCTGGTCTGTGTTCTAACATGCCTGATAGCTAAAGATGATCTAAGCAGATTAACTGTCAGTAAAAAATCTTAATCGTACATTTAACAGTCTGTGGTTGGACCTGCGGATGCAGCAAGTCGAACTGTGTGGCCCAGATGTATCTTTGTTCATTGTGCTTTAGCCCTGCTGTGCTCGATGATAAATGTGTTATAGGGTTTAGCTTCATTCTATTTATATAACTCCAGTTCAGTTCCATCACAGGATGGACTTGGTGACTGCAAGAAGTAAAAACTCCATTTGAACAAGAACCAGACCAAGAGTTTATAATAACATACAAACTCACAAATAAAGAGTCAGCATAAGGCTTCACATGACCATTGATCATGCTTCAGTCAGTGTAGTTGCATTTTGtactaggattttttttttccttggctAATATGGTTTAATTAAAAGACAGTGTAATAGCAAATGcacattaaaaagtaattagtaCAGGGACAACAAAAGACTGGAAGGGTCATTGACACAAATCAGAACCAATTGTAGGAGCTTTTAACAACTAATGAgattaattggcaacaggtcagtaacctGAAtgagtataaaaggagcatttcagataAAAACGAGcacttcagagaggcagagcctctcagatgtaaataaaatgggCATAGGCTTACCAATGTTTGACAAGCTACAAATTGTGTAGCAAATCATTGAATTCTgtgtttattcacattttacacagcatctcaagtttttattttttatttgtttatttttttttatggaagttgtacataaacaaaaataagaaattgGAGAAGTGGTTTCCAATTGAAGAAAAATGGCTGTATAATTCTTTGGAGTAAGACTTATTCACAcctaggcctgtcacgataacaaattttgctgtgcaataaattttctcagaaattatcacgataaacgataatattgtgcaaagctataatgttgtcattttgagaccattttcaactaatataaagACAATGCATTTaacaggaacaggaagaaattttaaataacaaaacaaaaacaataaatataatcgactctcagtctcattaataatgacaaaaatgataaacatgaggctcagacagggaaaaccggcaaaactgccagttagtattattgtatataaatatatatacactgcgCATCTGTAACGGTTCAGCAAGCTGGACCACAAAAAGATCAGGACAGAGGGTTGGGTAAGAAAACAGGTTTATTATAAGGGACTGAATACTGCTCAGGAAATCCGGGTCTGGAGACGTCACCCACTGGCCTGTGAGAATAGGAGATCCAGGTGAGCAAAAGCGTGGCAAAAATGGGGATGTAAGAATAATGACGTCTTACGTACCGGCCAAGGAGAGGAAGGACGCAGGGGGACTCGCTGTACTGGGAGGGCGGTGAGAGATCCACTGGGGCTGTGGTGATGTGAAGAGTGAGACAAGGCTGGTGGCAAAACTGAAGGGGAAAAACAGTTAGTTTGGCCTAAGAGCCCTGAGGTCCACTGAATCCTCTGGGGAGGAGATAGAGGACAGGTAATGTTAGGGGGGAATCTCCAAGATCACATCCACATCCAGATCCAAGTCCGAAGTCctgtatccaatatccaaacAAGTAATCCAGTTATCCAAATCCAATAATCAAATCCaaagacagtccaagggtcaatgCACAGACAGGTTCCAAACAATAGACAGCaaagttaccagacagggggcaggcaggaTCAGGTATTCCAGGTCAGAAAACGGGTCGGAGATCAGaacacaggcagacaggcaggcaataatggctggaaacgtgcagggtaaaccgagacgatctggcaaagGAGTGGTGCTGTGCACtggtaaataaaacaagcagcgcaggtggagcgcatcaacAATCAGGAGCGCACCGGAggaaagatgccttcagggataGCTGGGAGAATCTAACCACAGGCAACCTCCGTGACAGCATCGTTtgtaaagctgaaatatctcccctcaTCGCTGCGTGTCAGACTGgtctatgagcagtgagtgaaccgcGCTGCCACGACGCCACGCTGCGCCTTTTTCACACACGCCGGGACAGCGGCCCAAAAGTAAtacggcccactgggaatcctcttGAACCTCTCgtttagccggcattgctcttgatgtgtttttttttcatatacggtagtatgtaggctgattctatttgtGTAATGTACCTGCGCAATACATGGGTTATTACGGTAAACCAGGAAGtcgggggctttgtactgacgtcgtaggctacatgtgtgtgttctgcctacatgtggggagcagcgaaacaataaatgAGGAAGTGCTCGCAGCTATTGTTTCTCCATTcaacttatttacatatttcagcatgagaatcggagttTTAGCGCGAGAAGCCACTTATATGCGCGAGTCTCACGGCCAGTGTGTGTTGACAGCCCTGCAAAACAGATGCGGCATACCGGTTCGCACAGGTGCTTCACCACGgcctcgtgctgcaacatgctggtGTCAATTATGACACTAGAGAGTAACCTATGCggggactaataaaaatgatggcggccggcaaacttatcgcgctcattttttcttaccgtgcaattaattgacttattgcttatcgcgacaggcctattCACACCAATGTAAAATTGCTTAAACTGACTCATCTTAATGCAAAGTAGTAAAATAGATTTATATTCTGAACTTCCACCAACAATTTTATTACACTAttattaaactgcatttttataTAAGGTAAGaatgaaaaagactgaaaaccaAAAAAGGCAATTGTACTCATACAGCTGGACTTAGCATTGTTTAACCAGCAACTTAAAGTCTACAAtgagaacaaacagaaaataaagacatgttTTGATGGCTGGAAAAAATTTAACTAGATGTTATTGtagaaatcaaataaacacctgACATGCTGAGGGGGTTAATATGACATCTGGccaaaatcaaatataatagttataaatatgtttgatttagtacatattttacttttaaacataATCCACCAATCAATAAATATATGATTCAGTGAATAATTAGACAAATGAATAACATTCCAAAATAGGTTGATAAATAACAGAATATTATTCTTTGTATCCACAACAGTAAATTTTAAGTATAGATTAGGGAAATTATTAAGTGAACATACTTTGTATTATGTAcatgttttatacattaaagttgtactttttaaaatctgctgtTAAAATggagattttattattattatcattattatttcattttacttaCCAATGACAGCCAAaaatttttgttgctgtttcttccaGAGGAAAATGTATGCCTCCCTGCTGCTTTGCTGCTTTGTCTTTGCTGCAACACAATACTTCCTTGGCTGGGCTCATATGATCCCTGATGAGGGACTTTCCACCAATAAGGTTGTTGTATCCAATGATTTGTCTCAAAGCCTAGAAATAGGCTCACCCCCAGTTGTTATTGTAGGTAAGCATGAACTCTTGTGTGTACATCTTACTtcataaaaacaggatttctgctaaagtataaatatgaatataaagttatatcagatttattttcttatgttttctttcagaactgaCGAAATCtgtaaagaagaaagagaaagcgaaaaagcaaagaaaggtTTGCATTTGGATTTCAACAATAGGGAATTTGAAGTCATAGAAAACGTGAAGTTGATCACACATTGTGATTGTGTTGTTTGGGATTGAAAGCCCCCCCCTCGTATGTCTATTGGGCAATGAATGTGTGAGAAAGGAGAAAGCTCTTAGTTTGTAATCATATAAGTGCTATATGAGTGtttgtgaatgggtgaatgtgacatgccgtgttaaagcgctttgagtggccAACGTGGCTGGAAAAGTGTTATATAAGTACAGTATATTTACCATTTTGACATTCAAATGTAGCAGCCAACATTTGGAGCATTTGCTGCTACAGATTTAGCTCAGAGAATGTGCACGCTGGTGGAGGTTGATgcttaattttccttttaacCACCTTGTTCACTGCTTTCTATGCACTTCTTTCtattgtgtgtgttcagatAAAAAGACACAGATATCAACACGGCAATTATCATCAAGTCATGTCTTTTAGATGTGCTGTATAGAAAAACATAGCGTCTTCCAGAGTGcacatttagctttttctgCACTTTGGGCAGCCCCTCCTGTGAATTATCAACTGCGAGAACACTTTTCCGGCAATAAATCTCCCATTGTGAAGTGGTTGTATGAACagcaacagcagaaaaagaCCAGACTAAATTGTCGACACATGCTCCTGAATGTTTCCAGTGTCatgtataaaaatgtgttttcatccTTCACCAGAtttcatgtaaaacaaaactattctaaaatttgcatattttctaacttcatgtttctcttttatgtttttttttattttggtttatttatatatatataaattttctGTATGATCCATTAGTATCTTTATGATCCGCTAAAGTTATGTTCCTTCCTGTCTTCTTTCCCTCAGAGCAAACTTGATGTGAAGAagcgtcctcctcctcctgctaaCTGCATCTCCCTGTGGGGAAACTGT
Protein-coding sequences here:
- the asip1 gene encoding agouti signaling protein 1 yields the protein MYASLLLCCFVFAATQYFLGWAHMIPDEGLSTNKVVVSNDLSQSLEIGSPPVVIVELTKSVKKKEKAKKQRKSKLDVKKRPPPPANCISLWGNCKSPGNVCCDFCAFCQCRLFRTVCYCRMGNPHC